One window of Nymphaea colorata isolate Beijing-Zhang1983 chromosome 1, ASM883128v2, whole genome shotgun sequence genomic DNA carries:
- the LOC116251498 gene encoding protein TIME FOR COFFEE-like isoform X1 has translation MDRNREVRRAQPMANGLPRRRPQRNGGSGMRDSPEEAVAGELQEMAAVRLRDRKKDRLSRSKRRRGERLHGNREEGGDESSEESVDIEEEDDDEDEDSSVANHRRGNPPAAAKIVKPPWKVPDEMIGVPVPRKARSASVKRSHESSGSGGGGGDQFPALRQCSTSPATPSAASVSPPSSNASIRRRVKPIGAKQRPAKVAKVSNQEEIEIEVAEVLFGLRQYPAPSVNPELAGNPSSMKVEDREEESSTLVGKARASSPLSPQQSVGLPPKALSSMAAASPALGAPKRKRPRPVKPEEEKSGFGSGVISTISASSIDEAEKMEVSSPKGDKNSLDVVPNGVDGARSIKFETNQESEKFHLIQENKPAFLDATAKAAEEKVIPDVICSEKSEPQVELTGLVKPEVSSEDATKGFSSSLSTCDGQKEQNFKIDLMAPPAKSMMDGDTNGDSTLEIEAVNAKEEIILSEGKEKAVPKVQEEVPSNDSELEKRAEMSGAGEQAKQSKDRMLDLHMDVEISDREGCKQHGQKNSKVARGDMKAPDVYIQKEKPAPHGSGTAPAMAGPAPLPHVTIPGWPGGLPPIGYIGQAPASWPGAPPAQAVVSMEGNPGAPTLQPHILLPHQRYKRCATHCFIAKMISYLQHIARINPFWAAASNASLFGAKPCNLNAMPSTEGMILAGPISGAFPAANFTTSGRTAASIQDKGNGNAATYGSHTPKEKASAQVADGPRKQQTAVQQPTIAPSAANIPHGHAIIFPLNQVAAAVRPGGSETPVSGHAVAPSAAQVGGSGAVATVNYNYANFPTNEAQYIAMVQGSDYPFQIPAHVGAAAAASAYRSSSVHLGQAAAAPPPQFFSGSFYASQMLHPSQIQQAQSQAPQQGQQNPSTSSGSSSSHKHSQQQRLQGGGGSSSHNYKQQQQLQQEPQLQVPQKMHQSPSNSVHPHHNSNASQPCQREAGHPAEGDSPSAADRKVSPNFLTHANHHLHPTVNTSYGISPLPVPIHHAQNFSIMSSLGSTKNGEKQLLQPQSSDPHLQYSLKGMEFLPSQTFAMSFPPGIDFSMAQGHHAIFQNLPESYRQSYQLAAAQAVAAAASAQQQHVQRPTNQKIGDDSKSASDHIGGAISQEERTAGGTKAAPAVASHTLTFSRQSENNENASISIFGSSPSHVSNPAILENQSRSLNLVSAPANGTRVSCPTSSSTTNTQQSQQQSQFIARSKSGTSNANVPTVSLQTAIPVSYTDRLPVNMFPGGLSAFPQALIPGTAQSPQWKSAAAVSNARTVASASLPSPQKQPKGPVAGPGSSAVHSQISFANNGVNAKVTAMPMGGHVTHGLPNSSSSSNVSNAAPARPHSSTPITGSPSPSITKSSGNPSTRTAAATKGGVLPTPVPAASQPQKNSHTSSNRKSSPPLGGRNNLPSSFGHPQLVQGSSLKQSQQQPVQPSNLKTQHQSQPQLNKAQYQPAQIYFANNYLAAQSSQAPPHAAAGYYPKPSSSVQSSICNLPQRRPSSEQSQNLTSVSSNSAATGALSLGGSSLSLTSSAPESLKSGNTSNAAPRGSVGVLHTHQFTTPLSTAANPANNPTAAAVVAAAFPYLHAVSTVPMKSADHSSAGTKQKQEKIQ, from the exons ATGGACAGGAATAGGGAGGTTAGGAGAGCACAGCCGATGGCGAATGGGTTGCCGCGGAGGAGGCCGCAGAGGAACGGCGGTAGCGGGATGAGGGACTCGCCTG AGGAGGCAGTGGCCGGAGAGCTGCAGGAAATGGCGGCCGTGCGGCTGAGGGATCGAAAGAAGGATCGGTTGAGTCGGAGCAAGAGGCGGAGGGGGGAAAGGTTGCATGGTAACAGGGAAGAGGGAGGGGACGAGAGCTCTGAAGAGAGTGTGGATATTGAGGAAGAGGACGATGACGAGGATGAGGACTCGTCCGTAGCGAACCACCGAAGGGGTAACCCGCCTGCGGCAGCTAAGATCGTTAAGCCGCCATGGAAGGTCCCCGATGAGATGATTGGAGTGCCGGTGCCGCGGAAGGCTCGGTCTG CTTCAGTGAAAAGATCACATGAGAGCTCTGGTTCAGGGGGTGGAGGAGGAGACCAGTTTCCAGCCCTGCGACAGTGTTCCACTTCTCCGGCAACTCCTAGTGCGGCCTCCGTTTCGCCACCTTCATCCAACGCGTCAATCCGTCGGAGAGTG AAGCCGATTGGAGCGAAACAGAGGCCTGCGAAGGTAGCAAAGGTTTCAAACCAGGAGGAGATCGAGATCGAGGTTGCGGAGGTCCTGTTCGGGTTGAGGCAATACCCGGCCCCCTCTGTGAATCCAGAACTCGCAGGCAATCCTTCGTCCATGAAGGTGGAGGACAGGGAGGAAGAATCCTCGACTTTGGTGGGAAAGGCCCGAGCGTCGTCCCCTCTCTCCCCTCAGCAATCGGTCGGTCTGCCGCCGAAGGCTTTGAGCTCGATGGCGGCGGCTTCCCCAGCTTTGG GGGCTCCGAAGAGGAAAAGGCCTCGGCCGGTGAAACCGGAGGAGGAAAAGAGCGGATTTGGAAGTGGGGTGATTTCGACCATTTCGGCCTCCTCTATTGATGAGGCAGAGAAGATGGAGGTCTCTTCTCCCAAGGGAGACAAAAATAGCTTGGATGTAGTTCCCAATGGGGTCGATGGTGCGAGATCCATAAAGTTTGAGACCAATCAGGAATCAGAGAAATTTCACCTCATCCAAGAAAATAAGCCTGCATTTTTGGACGCAACGGCTAAAGCGGCTGAAGAGAAGGTGATTCCGGACGTAATTTGTAGCGAGAAGTCCGAGCCGCAGGTCGAATTGACTGGTTTGGTGAAGCCCGAAGTTAGTTCTGAAGATGCCACTAAAGG GTTTTCTTCTAGTCTCTCCACATGCGATGGGCAGAAGGAGCAGAACTTCAAGATTGATCTAATG GCTCCTCCTGCGAAGTCTATGATGGACGGGGATACAAATGGTGATTCG ACTTTGGAAATCGAGGCCGTGAATGCGAAAGAGGAAATCATCCTGTCTGAAGGGAAGGAGAAAGCGGTACCGAAGGTGCAGGAAGAGGTTCCTTCAAACGACTCTGAACTAGAGAAGCGAGCAGAGATGAGTGGCGCGGGCGAACAGGCAAAGCAAAGTAAAGATCGGATGCTTGATCTGCATATGGATGTGGAAATATCAGATCGGGAAGGCTGCAAACAGCACGGTCAGAAGAATTCGAAGGTCGCCAGGGGTGATATGAAGGCACCGGACGTGTATATTCAGAAGGAGAAACCTG CTCCACATGGTTCTGGCACTGCACCAGCGATGGCGGGACCAGCGCCTTTGCCGCATGTGACGATTCCTGGCTGGCCGGGCGGTCTTCCTCCTATTGG GTATATAGGTCAAGCCCCAGCAAGTTGGCCTGGAGCTCCACCTGCTCAAGCAGTGGTGTCGATGGAGGGCAACCCGGGAGCGCCAACGcttcag CCGCACATTCTCCTGCCTCATCAACGATACAAACGCTGTGCTACACACTGCTTCATTGCCAAGATGATTAGTTATCTACAACATATAGCTCGTATTAATCCATTTTGGGCTGCGGCAAGCAATGCTTCTCTATTTGGAGCCAAACCTTGCAACCTCAACGCAATGCCGTCAACGGAAGGGATGATACTTGCTGGCCCCATATCAGGCGCATTTCCTGCTGCCAACTTCACGACTTCTGGGAGGACCGCAGCCTCAATACAGGACAAGGGTAATGGAAATGCTGCCACTTATGGTAGCCATACACCTAAAGAGAAAGCTTCAGCCCAGGTTGCAGATGGCCCGCGGAAGCAGCAAACAGCTGTCCAGCAACCAACCATTGCGCCGTCTGCAGCTAACATACCG CATGGCCATGCCATAATCTTCCCCCTGAATCAGGTGGCAGCAGCGGTCAGACCTGGAGGATCAGAAACCCCCGTTAGTGGGCACGCTGTTGCTCCGTCGGCAGCTCAAGTTGGTGGCTCTGGAGCAGTTGCTACTGTGAACTACAATTATGCAAACTTTCCCACCAACGAAGCTCAGTACATAGCAATGGTACAGGGCAGTGACTATCCTTTCCAGATTCCTGCCCATGTTGGAGCTGCAGCAGCTGCTTCAGCTTATAGAAGCAGCTCTGTGCATCTGGGCCAGGCGGCTGCTGCACCACCTCCACAATTCTTCAGTGGATCCTTTTATGCATCACAAATGCTTCATCCTTCTCAAATCCAGCAGGCTCAATCTCAGGCTCCTCAACAGGGACAGCAGAATCCAAGCACTTCCAGTGGTTCCTCTTCATCTCATAAGCACTCTCAGCAGCAGCGTTTGCAAGGTGGCGGTGGCAGCAGTTCGCATAACTACAAACAACAGCAGCAGTTGCAACAGGAGCCGCAGCTGCAGGTTCCACAAAAAATGCACCAGTCTCCATCCAACTCTGTTCACCCTCATCACAACTCGAATGCCTCACAGCCATGCCAAAGAGAAGCTGGTCATCCTGCTGAAGGGGATAGTCCATCGGCTGCAGATAGAAAAGTCTCCCCTAATTTCCTTACCCATGccaatcatcatcttcatccaaCTGTCAATACGAGCTATGGCATCAGCCCTCTTCCTGTTCCCATCCATCATGCTCAAAATTTTTCTATCATGTCTTCCTTGGGCAGTACCAAGAATGGTGAGAAGCAGCTTCTTCAGCCTCAGAGTTCAGATCCTCATCTTCAATATAGTCTAAAAGGCATGGAGTTCCTGCCATCTCAGACTTTTGCCATGTCTTTCCCTCCAGGCATTGACTTCTCCATGGCTCAAGGTCATCATGCTATATTTCAGAATTTACCAGAGTCTTATAGACAGAGTTATCAACTTGCAGCTGCCCAGGCTGTTGCAGCGGCAGCTTCTGCTCAGCAACAGCATGTGCAGCGCCCCACTAACCAAAAGATTGGAGACGATAGTAAGAGTGCCAGTGACCATATTGGTGGTGCTATTAGTCAAGAAGAAAGGACAGCGGGTGGTACAAAGGCTGCTCCTGCTGTTGCTTCCCACACACTCACTTTTTCACGGCAGTCAGAGAATAACGAGAATGCCTCCATCTCCATCTTTGGTTCCTCTCCTTCTCATGTTTCTAACCCTGCCATCCTTGAAAATCAGTCGCGCAGCCTCAATCTTGTCTCAGCTCCTGCTAATGGAACTCGGGTGTCTTGCCCTACTTCTTCCAGTACTACCAATACCCAGCAGTCACAGCAGCAGTCTCAGTTCATTGCCCGTTCAAAATCGGGTACAAGCAACGCAAATGTACCAACTGTTTCCTTACAGACTGCTATTCCCGTGTCTTACACTGACCGTCTTCCAGTAAACATGTTTCCTGGTGGGCTGTCTGCTTTTCCACAAGCTCTAATTCCAGGGACTGCACAATCGCCTCAGTGGAAATCTGCAGCAGCGGTGTCTAACGCAAGAACAGTAGCATCTGCATCTCTCCCGTCCCCACAAAAGCAACCTAAAGGTCCTGTTGCCGGACCTGGTTCTTCTGCTGTACATTCACAGATATCTTTTGCTAACAATGGCGTGAATGCAAAGGTTACTGCAATGCCAATGGGGGGACATGTGACACACGGCCTGCCAAATTCTTCCTCAAGTAGCAATGTCTCTAATGCTGCTCCAGCCAGGCCGCACTCGTCCACTCCCATTACTGGATCGCCTTCACCCTCCATTACAAAGAGCAGTGGAAACCCCTCTACTAGAACTGCTGCAGCCACTAAAGGAGGGGTTTTGCCTACACCAGTGCCAGCTGCTTCACAGCCACAAAAGAATTCACATACAAGCTCGAATAGAAAGTCTTCTCCACCTCTTGGTGGTCGAAACAATTTGCCTTCAAGTTTCGGGCATCCGCAGTTGGTGCAGGGTTCATCGCTTAAGCAGTCGCAACAGCAGCCTGTCCAGCCGTCAAACTTAAAAACCCAGCACCAGTCTCAGCCACAACTTAATAAGGCACAATACCAGCCCGCTCAGATCTATTTTGCCAATAACTACCTTGCTGCACAGTCTTCTCAGGCCCCTCCACATGCTGCTGCAGGGTACTACCCAAAACCATCTTCTTCGGTGCAGTCATCCATCTGTAACCTGCCCCAAAGAAGACCGTCATCGGAGCAATCACAGAACTTGACGTCAGTGTCTTCAAATTCTGCGGCCACAGGAGCACTCTCACTAGGTGGATCCAGTCTCTCTCTCACCAGCTCTGCTCCTGAATCGTTGAAGTCTGGTAATACCAGTAATGCTGCTCCTAGGGGCAGTGTAGGAGTCCTGCACACTCACCAGTTCACCACTCCCTTGAGCACAGCTGCCAATCCAGCTAACAACCCCACTGCAGCAGCTGTTGTGGCTGCGGCCTTCCCTTATCTTCACGCGGTGTCCACTGTGCCTATGAAATCTGCAGATCATAGCTCTGCAGGAACTAAACAGAAGCAAGAAAAGATCCAATGA
- the LOC116251498 gene encoding protein TIME FOR COFFEE-like isoform X2, with product MDRNREVRRAQPMANGLPRRRPQRNGGSGMRDSPEEAVAGELQEMAAVRLRDRKKDRLSRSKRRRGERLHGNREEGGDESSEESVDIEEEDDDEDEDSSVANHRRGNPPAAAKIVKPPWKVPDEMIGVPVPRKARSASVKRSHESSGSGGGGGDQFPALRQCSTSPATPSAASVSPPSSNASIRRRVKPIGAKQRPAKVAKVSNQEEIEIEVAEVLFGLRQYPAPSVNPELAGNPSSMKVEDREEESSTLVGKARASSPLSPQQSVGLPPKALSSMAAASPALGAPKRKRPRPVKPEEEKSGFGSGVISTISASSIDEAEKMEVSSPKGDKNSLDVVPNGVDGARSIKFETNQESEKFHLIQENKPAFLDATAKAAEEKVIPDVICSEKSEPQVELTGLVKPEVSSEDATKGFSSSLSTCDGQKEQNFKIDLMAPPAKSMMDGDTNGDSTLEIEAVNAKEEIILSEGKEKAVPKVQEEVPSNDSELEKRAEMSGAGEQAKQSKDRMLDLHMDVEISDREGCKQHGQKNSKVARGDMKAPDVYIQKEKPAPHGSGTAPAMAGPAPLPHVTIPGWPGGLPPIGYIGQAPASWPGAPPAQAVVSMEGNPGAPTLQPHILLPHQRYKRCATHCFIAKMISYLQHIARINPFWAAASNASLFGAKPCNLNAMPSTEGMILAGPISGAFPAANFTTSGRTAASIQDKGNGNAATYGSHTPKEKASAQVADGPRKQQTAVQQPTIAPSAANIPVAAAVRPGGSETPVSGHAVAPSAAQVGGSGAVATVNYNYANFPTNEAQYIAMVQGSDYPFQIPAHVGAAAAASAYRSSSVHLGQAAAAPPPQFFSGSFYASQMLHPSQIQQAQSQAPQQGQQNPSTSSGSSSSHKHSQQQRLQGGGGSSSHNYKQQQQLQQEPQLQVPQKMHQSPSNSVHPHHNSNASQPCQREAGHPAEGDSPSAADRKVSPNFLTHANHHLHPTVNTSYGISPLPVPIHHAQNFSIMSSLGSTKNGEKQLLQPQSSDPHLQYSLKGMEFLPSQTFAMSFPPGIDFSMAQGHHAIFQNLPESYRQSYQLAAAQAVAAAASAQQQHVQRPTNQKIGDDSKSASDHIGGAISQEERTAGGTKAAPAVASHTLTFSRQSENNENASISIFGSSPSHVSNPAILENQSRSLNLVSAPANGTRVSCPTSSSTTNTQQSQQQSQFIARSKSGTSNANVPTVSLQTAIPVSYTDRLPVNMFPGGLSAFPQALIPGTAQSPQWKSAAAVSNARTVASASLPSPQKQPKGPVAGPGSSAVHSQISFANNGVNAKVTAMPMGGHVTHGLPNSSSSSNVSNAAPARPHSSTPITGSPSPSITKSSGNPSTRTAAATKGGVLPTPVPAASQPQKNSHTSSNRKSSPPLGGRNNLPSSFGHPQLVQGSSLKQSQQQPVQPSNLKTQHQSQPQLNKAQYQPAQIYFANNYLAAQSSQAPPHAAAGYYPKPSSSVQSSICNLPQRRPSSEQSQNLTSVSSNSAATGALSLGGSSLSLTSSAPESLKSGNTSNAAPRGSVGVLHTHQFTTPLSTAANPANNPTAAAVVAAAFPYLHAVSTVPMKSADHSSAGTKQKQEKIQ from the exons ATGGACAGGAATAGGGAGGTTAGGAGAGCACAGCCGATGGCGAATGGGTTGCCGCGGAGGAGGCCGCAGAGGAACGGCGGTAGCGGGATGAGGGACTCGCCTG AGGAGGCAGTGGCCGGAGAGCTGCAGGAAATGGCGGCCGTGCGGCTGAGGGATCGAAAGAAGGATCGGTTGAGTCGGAGCAAGAGGCGGAGGGGGGAAAGGTTGCATGGTAACAGGGAAGAGGGAGGGGACGAGAGCTCTGAAGAGAGTGTGGATATTGAGGAAGAGGACGATGACGAGGATGAGGACTCGTCCGTAGCGAACCACCGAAGGGGTAACCCGCCTGCGGCAGCTAAGATCGTTAAGCCGCCATGGAAGGTCCCCGATGAGATGATTGGAGTGCCGGTGCCGCGGAAGGCTCGGTCTG CTTCAGTGAAAAGATCACATGAGAGCTCTGGTTCAGGGGGTGGAGGAGGAGACCAGTTTCCAGCCCTGCGACAGTGTTCCACTTCTCCGGCAACTCCTAGTGCGGCCTCCGTTTCGCCACCTTCATCCAACGCGTCAATCCGTCGGAGAGTG AAGCCGATTGGAGCGAAACAGAGGCCTGCGAAGGTAGCAAAGGTTTCAAACCAGGAGGAGATCGAGATCGAGGTTGCGGAGGTCCTGTTCGGGTTGAGGCAATACCCGGCCCCCTCTGTGAATCCAGAACTCGCAGGCAATCCTTCGTCCATGAAGGTGGAGGACAGGGAGGAAGAATCCTCGACTTTGGTGGGAAAGGCCCGAGCGTCGTCCCCTCTCTCCCCTCAGCAATCGGTCGGTCTGCCGCCGAAGGCTTTGAGCTCGATGGCGGCGGCTTCCCCAGCTTTGG GGGCTCCGAAGAGGAAAAGGCCTCGGCCGGTGAAACCGGAGGAGGAAAAGAGCGGATTTGGAAGTGGGGTGATTTCGACCATTTCGGCCTCCTCTATTGATGAGGCAGAGAAGATGGAGGTCTCTTCTCCCAAGGGAGACAAAAATAGCTTGGATGTAGTTCCCAATGGGGTCGATGGTGCGAGATCCATAAAGTTTGAGACCAATCAGGAATCAGAGAAATTTCACCTCATCCAAGAAAATAAGCCTGCATTTTTGGACGCAACGGCTAAAGCGGCTGAAGAGAAGGTGATTCCGGACGTAATTTGTAGCGAGAAGTCCGAGCCGCAGGTCGAATTGACTGGTTTGGTGAAGCCCGAAGTTAGTTCTGAAGATGCCACTAAAGG GTTTTCTTCTAGTCTCTCCACATGCGATGGGCAGAAGGAGCAGAACTTCAAGATTGATCTAATG GCTCCTCCTGCGAAGTCTATGATGGACGGGGATACAAATGGTGATTCG ACTTTGGAAATCGAGGCCGTGAATGCGAAAGAGGAAATCATCCTGTCTGAAGGGAAGGAGAAAGCGGTACCGAAGGTGCAGGAAGAGGTTCCTTCAAACGACTCTGAACTAGAGAAGCGAGCAGAGATGAGTGGCGCGGGCGAACAGGCAAAGCAAAGTAAAGATCGGATGCTTGATCTGCATATGGATGTGGAAATATCAGATCGGGAAGGCTGCAAACAGCACGGTCAGAAGAATTCGAAGGTCGCCAGGGGTGATATGAAGGCACCGGACGTGTATATTCAGAAGGAGAAACCTG CTCCACATGGTTCTGGCACTGCACCAGCGATGGCGGGACCAGCGCCTTTGCCGCATGTGACGATTCCTGGCTGGCCGGGCGGTCTTCCTCCTATTGG GTATATAGGTCAAGCCCCAGCAAGTTGGCCTGGAGCTCCACCTGCTCAAGCAGTGGTGTCGATGGAGGGCAACCCGGGAGCGCCAACGcttcag CCGCACATTCTCCTGCCTCATCAACGATACAAACGCTGTGCTACACACTGCTTCATTGCCAAGATGATTAGTTATCTACAACATATAGCTCGTATTAATCCATTTTGGGCTGCGGCAAGCAATGCTTCTCTATTTGGAGCCAAACCTTGCAACCTCAACGCAATGCCGTCAACGGAAGGGATGATACTTGCTGGCCCCATATCAGGCGCATTTCCTGCTGCCAACTTCACGACTTCTGGGAGGACCGCAGCCTCAATACAGGACAAGGGTAATGGAAATGCTGCCACTTATGGTAGCCATACACCTAAAGAGAAAGCTTCAGCCCAGGTTGCAGATGGCCCGCGGAAGCAGCAAACAGCTGTCCAGCAACCAACCATTGCGCCGTCTGCAGCTAACATACCG GTGGCAGCAGCGGTCAGACCTGGAGGATCAGAAACCCCCGTTAGTGGGCACGCTGTTGCTCCGTCGGCAGCTCAAGTTGGTGGCTCTGGAGCAGTTGCTACTGTGAACTACAATTATGCAAACTTTCCCACCAACGAAGCTCAGTACATAGCAATGGTACAGGGCAGTGACTATCCTTTCCAGATTCCTGCCCATGTTGGAGCTGCAGCAGCTGCTTCAGCTTATAGAAGCAGCTCTGTGCATCTGGGCCAGGCGGCTGCTGCACCACCTCCACAATTCTTCAGTGGATCCTTTTATGCATCACAAATGCTTCATCCTTCTCAAATCCAGCAGGCTCAATCTCAGGCTCCTCAACAGGGACAGCAGAATCCAAGCACTTCCAGTGGTTCCTCTTCATCTCATAAGCACTCTCAGCAGCAGCGTTTGCAAGGTGGCGGTGGCAGCAGTTCGCATAACTACAAACAACAGCAGCAGTTGCAACAGGAGCCGCAGCTGCAGGTTCCACAAAAAATGCACCAGTCTCCATCCAACTCTGTTCACCCTCATCACAACTCGAATGCCTCACAGCCATGCCAAAGAGAAGCTGGTCATCCTGCTGAAGGGGATAGTCCATCGGCTGCAGATAGAAAAGTCTCCCCTAATTTCCTTACCCATGccaatcatcatcttcatccaaCTGTCAATACGAGCTATGGCATCAGCCCTCTTCCTGTTCCCATCCATCATGCTCAAAATTTTTCTATCATGTCTTCCTTGGGCAGTACCAAGAATGGTGAGAAGCAGCTTCTTCAGCCTCAGAGTTCAGATCCTCATCTTCAATATAGTCTAAAAGGCATGGAGTTCCTGCCATCTCAGACTTTTGCCATGTCTTTCCCTCCAGGCATTGACTTCTCCATGGCTCAAGGTCATCATGCTATATTTCAGAATTTACCAGAGTCTTATAGACAGAGTTATCAACTTGCAGCTGCCCAGGCTGTTGCAGCGGCAGCTTCTGCTCAGCAACAGCATGTGCAGCGCCCCACTAACCAAAAGATTGGAGACGATAGTAAGAGTGCCAGTGACCATATTGGTGGTGCTATTAGTCAAGAAGAAAGGACAGCGGGTGGTACAAAGGCTGCTCCTGCTGTTGCTTCCCACACACTCACTTTTTCACGGCAGTCAGAGAATAACGAGAATGCCTCCATCTCCATCTTTGGTTCCTCTCCTTCTCATGTTTCTAACCCTGCCATCCTTGAAAATCAGTCGCGCAGCCTCAATCTTGTCTCAGCTCCTGCTAATGGAACTCGGGTGTCTTGCCCTACTTCTTCCAGTACTACCAATACCCAGCAGTCACAGCAGCAGTCTCAGTTCATTGCCCGTTCAAAATCGGGTACAAGCAACGCAAATGTACCAACTGTTTCCTTACAGACTGCTATTCCCGTGTCTTACACTGACCGTCTTCCAGTAAACATGTTTCCTGGTGGGCTGTCTGCTTTTCCACAAGCTCTAATTCCAGGGACTGCACAATCGCCTCAGTGGAAATCTGCAGCAGCGGTGTCTAACGCAAGAACAGTAGCATCTGCATCTCTCCCGTCCCCACAAAAGCAACCTAAAGGTCCTGTTGCCGGACCTGGTTCTTCTGCTGTACATTCACAGATATCTTTTGCTAACAATGGCGTGAATGCAAAGGTTACTGCAATGCCAATGGGGGGACATGTGACACACGGCCTGCCAAATTCTTCCTCAAGTAGCAATGTCTCTAATGCTGCTCCAGCCAGGCCGCACTCGTCCACTCCCATTACTGGATCGCCTTCACCCTCCATTACAAAGAGCAGTGGAAACCCCTCTACTAGAACTGCTGCAGCCACTAAAGGAGGGGTTTTGCCTACACCAGTGCCAGCTGCTTCACAGCCACAAAAGAATTCACATACAAGCTCGAATAGAAAGTCTTCTCCACCTCTTGGTGGTCGAAACAATTTGCCTTCAAGTTTCGGGCATCCGCAGTTGGTGCAGGGTTCATCGCTTAAGCAGTCGCAACAGCAGCCTGTCCAGCCGTCAAACTTAAAAACCCAGCACCAGTCTCAGCCACAACTTAATAAGGCACAATACCAGCCCGCTCAGATCTATTTTGCCAATAACTACCTTGCTGCACAGTCTTCTCAGGCCCCTCCACATGCTGCTGCAGGGTACTACCCAAAACCATCTTCTTCGGTGCAGTCATCCATCTGTAACCTGCCCCAAAGAAGACCGTCATCGGAGCAATCACAGAACTTGACGTCAGTGTCTTCAAATTCTGCGGCCACAGGAGCACTCTCACTAGGTGGATCCAGTCTCTCTCTCACCAGCTCTGCTCCTGAATCGTTGAAGTCTGGTAATACCAGTAATGCTGCTCCTAGGGGCAGTGTAGGAGTCCTGCACACTCACCAGTTCACCACTCCCTTGAGCACAGCTGCCAATCCAGCTAACAACCCCACTGCAGCAGCTGTTGTGGCTGCGGCCTTCCCTTATCTTCACGCGGTGTCCACTGTGCCTATGAAATCTGCAGATCATAGCTCTGCAGGAACTAAACAGAAGCAAGAAAAGATCCAATGA